Proteins found in one Sorghum bicolor cultivar BTx623 chromosome 1, Sorghum_bicolor_NCBIv3, whole genome shotgun sequence genomic segment:
- the LOC110431808 gene encoding uncharacterized protein LOC110431808: protein MCPDGLEKTEVQQLMNELFNLSDDNFIGDIDRCSVYVSLAPGMENPAGMDPSEGDAARCPQYTSSEEEQNRPTPTTEARVAGKRPMAVEPSRTEALPGETSQAPKRRRLVRIADDEEEEDEAAPSLVRRPRSRPDVTPIHAGQVTSDPPAPHTEPTRLGGAEAAAVTGRTRRRFFTATHKSCDLAVSDVDPGNVAGQRTAEPAIAVKNATEQPIQEQTEEQPATVTVAETVEEDLAEARAGAKLAETDEAARVERAAKRLVDEVKALTTEVDHLRSEAEEKAAEKAAQEERLLDLNRRLADKDRDKKDLEEEIERLREERERLDQERAGALEAGRQAGEELKNKSRELAVLKVNTKKHLEELVKDRDSWKTNCIKILKGAAPNFAYEVYEPLDFVDVAWFDPLNHEHRGDDPISRCYIEEQVLVRLRHGEDGW from the exons ATGTGCCCGGATGGTCTGGAAAAGACGGAGGTCCAGCAGCTGATGAATGAATTATTCAACTTGTCTGATGACAATTTC ATAGGAGACATTGACCGGTGCTCGGTGTACGTATCgctggcacctggtatggagaatCCCGCTGGGATGGATCCATCAGAGGgcgatgctgctcggtgtcctcaatacaccagcagtgaggaggaacagaaCCGCCCCACGCCGACCACTGAAGCTAGGGTGGCCGGGAAGAGGCCGATGGCTGTGGAGCCATCCCGAACGGAGGCGTTGCCGGGGGAGACCAGCCAGGCCCCGAAGCGTCGCCGGCTCGTGAGGATcgccgacgacgaggaagaAGAGGACGAAGCTGCTCCGTCTTTGGTCCGAAGGCCGCGCAGTCGGCCTGACGTCACGCCGATCCATGCTGGTCAGGTGACCAGTGATCCTCCTGCCCCACACACCGAGCCGACACGACTTGGAGGGGCAGAGGCGGCAGCGGTGactggtaggaccaggaggaggttcttcACAGCGACGCACAAGAGCTGTGACCT tgcggtatcggatgttgatccAGGCAACGTCGCCGGCCAGAGAACAGCCGAGCCGGCGATTGCTGTTAAAAACGCCACCGAGCAGCCCATCCAGGAGCAAACCGAGGAGCAGCCCGCGACTGTGACCGTGGCGGAGACCGTCGAGGAGGACCTAGCTGAGGCGAGGGCCGGGGCGA AGCTTGCCGAGACCGATGAGGCGGCAAGGGTGGAGCGCGCTGCCAAGCGGCTCGTCGATGAAGTTAAG gccctgaccaCGGAGGTAGACCACCTTCGGTCGGAGGCCGAGGAGAAGGCGGCCGAGAAGgcagctcaggaagagcgcctgctcGATCTAAACCGGCGACTAGCCGACAAGGATCGGGACAAGAAAG ATCTGGAGGAGGAGATTGAGCGCCTCCGAGAAGAAAGGGAGcggctcgaccaggagcgtgccGGTGCGCTAGAGGCCGGGCGCCAGGCTGGCGAGGAGCTAAAAAACAAGAGTCGGGAGTTGGCTG TGCTTAAAGTCAACACTAAGAAGCACCTCGaagagctggtcaaggaccgggactcctggaagaccaacTGTATCAAGATCTTGAAAGGAGCGGCCCCG AACTTTGCTTATGAAGTATACGAgcctctggactttgtagacgtggcctggttcgACCCGCTCAACCACGAGCACCGTGGAGACGACCCGATCAGTCGCTGCTATatagaggagcaggtcctcgttaggttgaggCACGGTGAGGatgggtggtga